In Humulus lupulus chromosome 7, drHumLupu1.1, whole genome shotgun sequence, the following are encoded in one genomic region:
- the LOC133788753 gene encoding uncharacterized protein LOC133788753, which produces MEDSDTRKVRNICILAHVDHGKTTLADHLIASSGGGLLHPKLAGRLRFMDYLDEEQRRAITMKSSSIALRYKECSINLIDSPGHMDFCSEVSTAARLSDGALVLVDAVEGVHIQTHAVLRQAWIEKLTPCLVLNKIDRLISELMLSPMEAYTRLLRIVHEVNSIMSAYKSEKYLSEVDSILAGPSSEFGDESHEFVEDDEEETFQPQKGNVAFVCALDGWGFTIHDFAQFYASKLGASAAALQKALWGPRYFNPKSKMIVGKKGIGGGSKARPMFVQFVLEPLWQVYQTALETDGDKMMLEKVIKSFNLSVPPRELQNKDPKVVLQAVMSRWLPLSEAVLSMVVKCMPDPIAAQTFRIPRLLPKREVFVDEVDSNVLAEAELVRASVEACDLSLKAPCVAFVSKMFAVPKKMLPQRGSQDEVINNFIDESEDDDSGECFLAFARIFSGVLYSGQKIFVLSALYDPLKGESMQNHVQEAELQSLYLMMGQGLTSVPFARAGNVVAIRGLGQYILKSATLSSTKNCWPFSSMAFQVAPTLRVAIEPSDPADITALMKGLKLLNRADPFVEVTVSSRGEHVLSAAGEVHLERCIMDLKERFARVSLEVSPPLVFYKETIEGYVSTTLENLKFLVGSSDYVEKTTPNGRCVVRVQVIKLPPSLTKVLDESSDLLGDIIGGKTGLTNKRSQTQISSLTETETPIETLRKRIMDAVESDILSKRENDTDRAEKLQRKWLKLLKRIWSLGPRQIGPNILFTPDFEEKDTDCSILIRGSSHVSEKLGFVDDFVHSDIVNKTSSESTQALYFEAERLESSIVSGFQLATAAGPLCDEPMWGLAFIVEAFISPLTAHPDESETLQLQSDQYGIFSGQVMTAVKDACRAAVLQKKPRLVEAMYFCELSTSTEYLGPMYAVLSRRRARVLKEEMQEGSPLFTVHAYVPVSESFGFADELRRWTSGAASALLVLSHWEALPEDPFFVPKTEEEIEEFGDGSSVLPNTARKLIDNVRRRKGLPVEEKVVQHATKQRTLARKV; this is translated from the coding sequence ATGGAGGATTCCGATACCCGTAAAGTCCGAAACATATGCATATTGGCTCATGTCGATCACGGCAAGACCACGCTCGCCGACCACCTGATCGCATCTTCCGGCGGTGGCTTACTCCACCCTAAGCTCGCCGGGCGTCTCCGTTTTATGGACTACCTCGATGAGGAGCAGCGGCGCGCCATTACCATGAAGAGCTCCTCAATAGCTCTCCGGTATAAGGAGTGCTCCATTAACCTTATTGACTCCCCTGGCCACATGGATTTCTGTAGCGAGGTCTCTACAGCGGCGCGATTGAGTGATGGAGCATTGGTTTTGGTTGATGCCGTCGAAGGTGTTCATATCCAAACCCATGCGGTTTTGCGCCAAGCTTGGATTGAGAAGCTAACCCCGTGTTTGGTGCTTAACAAGATTGATAGATTAATTAGTGAGCTTATGTTGAGTCCCATGGAGGCGTATACGAGGTTGTTGAGGATTGTTCATGAAGTCAATAGTATTATGAGTGCGTATAAGTCGGAGAAGTATTTATCAGAAGTTGATTCCATACTTGCTGGGCCTTCTAGTGAATTTGGAGATGAGAGTCATGAGTTTGTGGAGGACGATGAGGAAGAAACTTTTCAACCCCAGAAGGGAAACGTGGCATTTGTGTGTGCGTTGGATGGATGGGGTTTTACTATACATGATTTTGCCCAGTTCTATGCTTCCAAGCTAGGGGCAAGTGCAGCTGCATTGCAAAAGGCGCTATGGGGCCCTCGGTATTTCAATCCGAAGAGTAAGATGATTGTGGGGAAGAAGGGAATTGGTGGAGGAAGTAAAGCTCGCCCTATGTTTGTTCAGTTTGTACTTGAGCCGCTTTGGCAAGTTTACCAGACGGCTTTGGAAACTGATGGGGACAAAATGATGCTTGAGAAAGTAATTAAGTCCTTTAATCTGTCTGTACCACCTCGGGAGCTTCAAAACAAGGATCCCAAAGTTGTACTTCAAGCGGTAATGAGCCGTTGGCTTCCTCTGTCTGAAGCAGTGTTATCAATGGTAGTCAAGTGTATGCCTGACCCTATTGCAGCACAGACATTTCGAATTCCACGTTTACTCCCCAAAAGGGAGGTTTTTGTTGATGAAGTTGATTCTAATGTGCTTGCTGAGGCTGAGCTTGTGAGAGCCTCGGTCGAAGCTTGTGATTTAAGTCTGAAAGCTCCTTGTGTTGCTTTCGTATCCAAAATGTTTGCTGTTCCGAAGAAAATGCTTCCTCAAAGGGGTTCCCAAGATGAAGTCATAAATAATTTTATTGATGAAAGCGAAGATGATGACTCGGGTGAATGCTTTCTTGCATTTGCAAGGATCTTTAGTGGGGTTCTTTATTCAGGACAGAAGATTTTTGTACTTTCAGCTCTATATGATCCATTAAAAGGAGAGTCAATGCAAAATCATGTACAGGAGGCTGAGTTGCAATCTCTGTACCTAATGATGGGTCAAGGTTTAACCTCTGTTCCCTTTGCTCGTGCAGGGAATGTTGTGGCAATAAGAGGTCTTGGCCAATATATTCTTAAAAGTGCAACTCTTTCTTCCACAAAGAACTGTTGGCCATTCTCAAGCATGGCGTTTCAAGTTGCTCCAACCCTTAGAGTTGCTATTGAACCATCTGATCCTGCAGATATAACTGCATTAATGAAAGGTTTAAAGCTTCTAAACAGAGCAGACCCGTTTGTAGAGGTCACAGTTTCCTCAAGGGGAGAGCATGTTCTGTCTGCTGCAGGGGAAGTTCATCTTGAGAGATGCATAATGGATCTGAAGGAGAGGTTTGCTAGAGTAAGCTTGGAAGTCTCACCGCCTCTTGTTTTCTATAAAGAAACTATTGAGGGATATGTGTCTACTACTCTTGAGAATTTAAAATTCTTAGTTGGCAGCTCAGATTATGTTGAGAAGACCACACCAAATGGAAGGTGTGTTGTTCGGGTGCAAGTCATAAAGCTACCACCTTCTCTAACTAAGGTTCTTGACGAAAGTTCTGATTTACTTGGAGATATTATTGGAGGTAAGACTGGACTTACAAATAAAAGATCGCAAACACAGATATCTAGTCTTACGGAGACTGAAACTCCAATAGAAACCTTAAGGAAACGCATAATGGATGCTGTGGAGAGTGATATTTTGTCTAAGAGAGAGAATGATACGGACCGGGCAGAAAAACTACAAAGGAAATGGTTGAAGCTTCTGAAGAGAATCTGGTCACTTGGGCCTCGGCAGATTGGTCCTAACATTCTCTTTACTCCAGATTTTGAAGAAAAGGATACTGACTGCTCTATACTCATTCGTGGTTCTTCCCATGTATCCGAGAAACTAGGATTTGTAGATGATTTTGTTCACAGTGACATAGTAAACAAGACATCTTCAGAATCAACTCAAGCACTGTATTTTGAAGCAGAGCGTCTTGAGAGTAGCATAGTGTCTGGTTTTCAACTAGCTACAGCAGCTGGCCCCTTATGTGACGAACCTATGTGGGGTTTGGCATTCATTGTTGAAGCTTTTATTTCTCCATTGACAGCACATCCTGATGAATCTGAAACCTTGCAACTGCAGTCTGATCAATATGGTATCTTCAGTGGTCAGGTTATGACAGCTGTCAAAGATGCTTGTAGAGCAGCTGTGTTACAAAAGAAACCACGGCTTGTGGAAGCAATGTACTTTTGTGAGCTAAGCACATCTACAGAATATCTGGGTCCTATGTATGCTGTCCTTTCACGGAGGAGGGCAAGGGTATTGAAAGAAGAAATGCAGGAAGGTTCTCCATTGTTCACGGTGCACGCATATGTTCCTGTATCTGAAAGCTTTGGTTTTGCGGATGAGCTTAGGAGGTGGACTTCTGGAGCTGCAAGTGCTCTCCTAGTACTTAGCCACTGGGAAGCACTTCCTGAGGATCCTTTCTTTGTTCCCAAAACAGAAGAGGAAATTGAAGAGTTTGGTGATGGTTCTAGTGTGCTTCCTAACACTGCAAGAAAGCTCATCGACAATGTAAGAAGACGGAAGGGCCTTCCAGTTGAGGAAAAAGTAGTACAACATGCAACAAAGCAGAGGACCCTGGCTCGTAAAGTGTAG